From Butyricimonas paravirosa, one genomic window encodes:
- a CDS encoding helix-turn-helix domain-containing protein encodes MEEILKINNVDDYNKLFGLETRHPLVSVVDLSQSTQWPTQAIFNYGIYALFLKDIKCGDIRYGRQFYDYQDGTIVSFGPGQITGIDMAPGVRPMAHGLLFHPDLIRGTALGQEIRNYTFFSYEVNEALHLSEEERQTIMDCLNKIQAELEHAIDKHSRRLITANIGVLLDYCLRFYDRQFITRNQQNNDIIVRFERLLDEYFDGSMPQQEGLPSVKYFADKVFLSPNYFGDMIRKQTGKTASEYIQTKVIERAKENLLSSDKTMSEIAYDLGFQYPQHLSRMFKRVAGCTPNEFRAQN; translated from the coding sequence ATGGAAGAGATACTGAAAATAAACAACGTGGACGACTACAACAAACTCTTCGGATTGGAAACTCGCCACCCGTTAGTCAGCGTCGTCGATTTATCACAATCCACCCAATGGCCCACACAGGCAATTTTTAACTACGGCATCTACGCCCTTTTCCTAAAAGACATCAAATGTGGCGACATTCGCTACGGACGGCAGTTCTATGACTATCAAGACGGCACCATCGTCAGTTTCGGCCCGGGACAGATCACCGGGATTGACATGGCTCCCGGAGTTCGCCCCATGGCCCACGGGCTACTGTTTCATCCGGACCTCATCCGGGGTACGGCACTCGGACAAGAGATTCGTAACTACACGTTTTTCTCCTACGAGGTAAATGAAGCCCTACACCTCTCCGAGGAAGAACGCCAAACGATCATGGATTGCCTGAATAAAATACAGGCAGAATTGGAACACGCCATTGATAAACACAGCCGACGGCTGATCACGGCAAATATTGGAGTACTATTGGACTACTGCCTCCGTTTCTATGACCGACAATTCATTACCCGCAACCAGCAAAATAACGACATCATCGTCCGGTTCGAACGTTTGCTGGATGAGTATTTCGATGGCTCGATGCCGCAACAAGAAGGCTTACCCTCGGTCAAATACTTCGCAGACAAGGTCTTTCTTTCCCCGAATTATTTTGGCGACATGATCCGCAAACAAACCGGGAAAACAGCCTCGGAATACATCCAGACCAAGGTCATCGAACGTGCCAAGGAAAACCTACTCTCCTCGGACAAAACGATGAGCGAAATCGCCTACGATCTGGGATTCCAATATCCCCAGCATTTAAGCCGGATGTTCAAACGGGTGGCCGGATGCACCCCCAACGAATTCCGAGCCCAGAATTGA